Proteins from a genomic interval of Sphingobacterium sp. SYP-B4668:
- a CDS encoding purple acid phosphatase family protein: MEKTIRKIYQRQQVDLFKDISQQEVLTYFDADGLQILANDYWVFEVNADAEVFVCRDMNQKEVPFWLTQHNFQKTKDTVKNDNVTYEVWRKVFKKGQVQLGVNGFDRHRYVYFVVVKALEGRGELKIRPIWPIVQQVNPVEIGSVVYHDWEELTLTQIPTHFKGGYVLPTIRGRSREAHLIGAFRHTTYPATLEPDQLIRTWTDDPKTTLDLSWRTNTNVETCSIAYWQQGQMDTSKVRANETLIQDVLLANDPDIKRFNVQLTNLKPGTAYGFQILSGPITSKVYTFKTDSGKAQFEFGWFGDVHNDERWGHLLPRWRQLYPEAKFYLQVGDLVNTGLYRDQWDQLLHAAQPILDDKPFMAVPGNHDSQEGLFPSMYLHYLKYPHNGPTVAEGLSYHFVYGNTLFLMLDVVGTSVSDQKKWLEEVLEGSKERFKIAVFHFAPHTAESTYTDIIQIWEPLFKKYEVDLVLTGHFHYYHRTQLNREKSHSPIYIMSVGTKEKGEEIEVKTGDVGVHKGYLYQHVKIDGNSLHMRSVDSLGNNIDEFKLTKTN, translated from the coding sequence ATGGAAAAAACGATACGAAAAATCTATCAACGGCAACAGGTAGACTTGTTCAAAGACATAAGTCAGCAGGAAGTGTTGACTTACTTTGATGCGGATGGACTACAAATTTTAGCCAATGACTATTGGGTATTTGAGGTGAACGCAGATGCAGAGGTATTTGTCTGTAGGGATATGAATCAAAAAGAAGTCCCATTCTGGCTTACCCAACATAATTTTCAAAAAACAAAGGATACAGTAAAAAACGATAATGTAACATACGAGGTCTGGCGTAAGGTGTTTAAGAAGGGGCAAGTACAATTAGGGGTGAATGGATTTGACAGGCACCGATATGTATACTTTGTTGTGGTCAAGGCTTTAGAGGGGCGAGGTGAGTTGAAAATCAGACCTATATGGCCTATTGTACAACAGGTCAATCCTGTTGAGATTGGCAGCGTGGTATACCACGATTGGGAGGAGCTTACTTTGACTCAAATCCCTACTCATTTTAAAGGCGGGTATGTGCTACCTACCATTAGAGGTCGATCTCGCGAGGCACACCTTATCGGCGCATTTAGACACACGACCTATCCTGCCACGCTTGAGCCGGACCAACTTATACGGACTTGGACCGACGACCCTAAGACTACGCTAGATCTCAGTTGGCGAACGAATACGAATGTGGAAACCTGCTCTATTGCATATTGGCAACAGGGACAAATGGATACGAGCAAGGTGCGAGCCAATGAAACTCTAATCCAAGATGTACTACTCGCTAATGATCCGGATATAAAGAGATTTAACGTCCAGTTAACGAACCTCAAGCCAGGTACGGCATATGGATTTCAGATTTTGTCGGGACCGATCACTAGTAAAGTATATACCTTCAAGACCGATTCGGGGAAAGCCCAATTTGAATTCGGCTGGTTTGGAGATGTACACAATGATGAGCGATGGGGGCACTTACTCCCGCGATGGAGACAATTATATCCGGAAGCAAAGTTCTACTTACAAGTTGGGGATCTCGTAAATACAGGTTTATATAGAGATCAATGGGACCAACTGCTGCATGCAGCCCAACCCATATTAGATGATAAACCGTTCATGGCGGTACCGGGCAACCATGATAGTCAGGAAGGATTATTCCCAAGTATGTACCTCCATTATTTGAAATATCCGCACAACGGCCCTACTGTGGCGGAGGGACTAAGCTATCATTTTGTGTATGGTAATACGCTTTTCTTGATGCTGGACGTGGTCGGTACTTCTGTCTCCGATCAGAAAAAATGGCTTGAAGAGGTGTTAGAGGGTAGTAAAGAGCGCTTTAAAATAGCGGTATTTCATTTTGCTCCACATACCGCTGAAAGTACGTATACAGATATCATCCAGATATGGGAGCCTTTATTTAAAAAATACGAGGTGGATTTGGTCTTGACCGGCCATTTCCACTACTATCACCGTACGCAATTGAATAGAGAAAAATCGCATTCACCGATTTATATAATGTCTGTTGGGACAAAAGAGAAGGGAGAAGAGATAGAAGTCAAGACTGGTGATGTAGGCGTGCATAAAGGATACCTATATCAGCACGTAAAGATAGATGGCAATAGTTTGCACATGAGGAGTGTAGATAGTCTAGGGAATAATATTGATGAATTTAAACTAACTAAAACCAATTGA
- a CDS encoding acyltransferase family protein has translation MMKQRYYSLDVFRGATVALMILVNNPGTWDHVFSPLLHAHWHGCTPTDLVFPFFLFAVGNAMAFVIPKMKEAGDGLFWKKVVKRTILIFGIGIFLNWWPFFYWDDKGLQFSTWTGTDAIDGVRILGVLQRIALAYFFASICAYFLKPRSVIYVSAILLFTYWGLCIAFGDGDPYSLEGWFGNQVDKYILGTAHMYHGEGLAFEPEGLMSTIPSIVQVLFGYLVGLFIMERGRVTWLWRKVPLSSETNFRLISALMVTGFIVLVLGWIWSLGFPINKKIWTSSYVLYTTGLAVLTLGVAIWFVEVQEMRNRMTRFFEIFGKNPLFIYIMSSIVPGTLELIRIRQVSSGGTLEENSNVLEFFYNTVCAQIPGPPELGSLLYSICFLGLMWGLGYLLDRKKIYIKV, from the coding sequence ATGATGAAGCAACGCTATTATTCTTTGGATGTTTTTAGAGGCGCGACTGTCGCACTCATGATTCTTGTCAATAATCCAGGCACCTGGGACCATGTATTTTCACCATTGTTACATGCTCATTGGCATGGTTGTACACCTACGGATTTGGTTTTTCCATTTTTTCTCTTTGCTGTGGGGAATGCTATGGCGTTTGTCATTCCTAAAATGAAAGAGGCCGGAGATGGCCTATTCTGGAAAAAAGTCGTCAAACGGACGATATTGATTTTCGGAATTGGTATATTCTTGAATTGGTGGCCTTTCTTCTATTGGGATGATAAAGGTTTACAGTTTAGTACGTGGACAGGTACCGATGCAATTGATGGGGTGCGTATATTGGGAGTGCTCCAGCGCATTGCGTTGGCTTACTTTTTTGCTTCTATATGTGCTTATTTCTTAAAACCAAGAAGTGTCATATATGTATCAGCTATATTGTTATTTACATATTGGGGTCTGTGTATTGCTTTTGGTGATGGCGATCCCTATTCTTTGGAGGGATGGTTTGGTAATCAAGTCGACAAGTATATTTTAGGTACGGCACATATGTATCATGGTGAAGGGCTGGCTTTCGAACCTGAAGGTTTGATGAGTACCATCCCGTCTATCGTACAGGTTCTTTTTGGTTATCTAGTGGGATTGTTTATAATGGAGAGAGGTCGGGTAACTTGGCTCTGGCGAAAAGTACCATTGAGCTCTGAGACTAATTTTAGATTGATATCTGCCCTTATGGTCACTGGATTTATTGTGTTGGTACTGGGGTGGATTTGGTCATTGGGATTTCCCATAAATAAAAAGATTTGGACAAGTTCTTACGTTCTCTATACCACAGGTTTGGCCGTGTTAACGCTAGGCGTGGCGATTTGGTTTGTAGAGGTTCAGGAAATGCGAAACAGGATGACAAGGTTTTTTGAAATCTTTGGCAAGAACCCTCTTTTTATCTACATCATGAGCAGTATAGTACCTGGTACTTTGGAACTGATTCGTATTCGTCAAGTGTCTTCGGGAGGTACATTAGAAGAAAATAGCAATGTATTGGAATTTTTCTATAATACGGTTTGTGCCCAAATACCAGGACCGCCTGAACTAGGATCTCTCCTATATTCCATCTGTTTTTTGGGACTGATGTGGGGCCTCGGATATTTACTCGATAGAAAGAAAATTTATATTAAGGTTTAA
- a CDS encoding sialidase family protein yields the protein MKRIYIAFLCMTCYILAFGQQSRFEVVDRSFIFPFQGQHVHGSSIVELTDGNLLAAWFQGSGERTADDVKIMGAKYSSKDKKWGTPYILADTEGMPDCNPVLFLHKGKLHLVWIAVQANRWEYSILRVKNSTDFKKEQVNWTWQDNILLKPDEHFVDEVKLRFKELPATGHGWAEYAPRYDDMVIKASEDLMKRSFGWMTRIKPLLLSTGRLLLPIYSDGLNFSLMAYSDDDGEHWKSSLPVVGRGNIQPTLIENSKGEIMAYMRDTGDKPALLHTSVSKDQGLSWTASQEIDIPSTASVEAVKVRQNNWLLLVNDTEDGRHRLSLYQSKDEGKSWNSLGPIVEDKTTTGRFSYPAMILTSNGMVHLTYSHHKAGETKSIEHVIINPKSIN from the coding sequence ATGAAGAGAATTTATATAGCTTTTTTGTGCATGACCTGTTATATTTTAGCTTTCGGTCAGCAGAGCCGTTTTGAGGTTGTGGACCGGAGTTTTATTTTTCCGTTCCAGGGACAGCATGTCCATGGAAGCTCAATAGTGGAACTGACGGATGGCAACTTATTGGCGGCCTGGTTTCAGGGGTCTGGGGAAAGGACGGCAGATGATGTGAAGATAATGGGGGCGAAGTATTCTTCAAAGGACAAAAAATGGGGAACCCCCTATATATTGGCAGATACAGAAGGTATGCCCGACTGTAATCCAGTATTATTTTTACATAAGGGGAAGCTCCACTTAGTCTGGATTGCCGTGCAAGCCAACAGATGGGAGTATTCTATCTTGCGTGTAAAGAATAGTACAGATTTTAAGAAAGAGCAGGTAAACTGGACATGGCAGGACAATATCTTACTCAAACCTGATGAACACTTTGTCGATGAAGTAAAGCTGCGTTTTAAAGAGTTGCCCGCTACTGGTCACGGTTGGGCGGAGTATGCTCCGCGATATGATGATATGGTCATCAAGGCTTCTGAAGATTTGATGAAACGTTCCTTTGGCTGGATGACTCGAATAAAACCATTGTTGTTGTCTACAGGGCGATTGTTGTTGCCGATATACTCGGACGGCTTGAACTTTTCTTTGATGGCCTATTCGGATGATGATGGTGAACACTGGAAATCAAGTTTACCAGTTGTAGGCCGAGGCAACATCCAACCAACCTTAATTGAAAATTCGAAAGGTGAGATTATGGCCTACATGCGAGATACGGGAGATAAGCCGGCTCTGCTGCATACTAGTGTCTCTAAAGATCAAGGCTTAAGTTGGACTGCGAGTCAAGAAATCGATATTCCTAGTACGGCAAGTGTTGAAGCGGTGAAAGTAAGACAAAACAACTGGTTATTGCTTGTGAACGATACCGAGGATGGAAGACATAGACTGTCGTTATACCAGTCGAAGGATGAAGGCAAGAGCTGGAATAGTTTGGGGCCTATTGTGGAAGATAAGACTACAACTGGACGCTTTTCGTATCCAGCCATGATCCTGACATCTAATGGAATGGTCCATTTGACATATTCACATCATAAAGCGGGAGAAACCAAATCGATTGAACATGTGATAATCAATCCAAAATCGATTAACTAA
- a CDS encoding purple acid phosphatase family protein, whose amino-acid sequence MIFLKKYALFLLFSLLWIAMDCWGQYTPAVSNGYPDQIVLNISENLATSIAVSWRTDGNTGSSTLQIVRDQSQFNIADSAETLTARSELLDFKGIRTWHHSVLIEGLVAQTTYAYRVGQGEKWSEWINFKTTGGPETTLKFIYFGDVQANIKSLWSRIAKQSIRTLPDAQMVLYAGDIVNRGNNLNEWEDWYYASGNMHQSIPIMPAAGNHDHGDSDTGVYGISEYWNKQFELPKNGVMGLEGTTYYADVQNVRFVVFNTEMFNTYEKDKDNQMRWLEEVLANHKQRWVIMLFHHPVFSTKKNRDNVELRKLVKPLIDKYKVDLVLQGHDHTYARGKERVPMDGKGESHAAYVVSVSGPKMSEVQEADWMDCSASFTQLFHGVEVSQDKLTFSSYKVNGDLLDAFTILKTNGINNIKH is encoded by the coding sequence ATGATTTTTTTAAAAAAATACGCTCTTTTCCTTCTTTTTTCACTCTTGTGGATAGCGATGGATTGTTGGGGACAGTACACACCTGCAGTCAGTAACGGGTATCCCGATCAAATCGTGCTCAATATTTCAGAAAATTTAGCAACGAGTATTGCTGTTAGTTGGCGTACCGATGGAAATACAGGTAGTAGTACATTGCAGATTGTGAGGGATCAATCGCAGTTCAATATAGCCGATTCTGCAGAGACATTGACGGCAAGGTCGGAACTACTGGACTTTAAGGGCATTCGGACTTGGCACCATTCGGTGTTAATTGAGGGACTAGTGGCACAAACAACTTATGCTTATCGAGTCGGCCAAGGGGAGAAATGGAGCGAATGGATAAATTTTAAGACTACTGGGGGACCAGAAACTACATTAAAATTTATCTACTTTGGCGATGTACAAGCTAATATCAAAAGCTTATGGTCCAGGATTGCGAAGCAATCAATCCGAACTCTCCCAGATGCTCAGATGGTCCTCTACGCTGGTGATATCGTAAATAGAGGGAACAACCTGAACGAATGGGAAGATTGGTACTATGCCAGCGGCAATATGCACCAATCAATACCAATAATGCCAGCCGCAGGAAATCATGATCACGGAGACTCCGATACGGGGGTATATGGTATTTCGGAGTATTGGAACAAACAATTTGAACTTCCAAAAAACGGAGTTATGGGATTAGAAGGGACGACCTACTATGCTGATGTACAGAACGTGAGATTCGTGGTGTTCAATACTGAAATGTTCAATACGTATGAAAAAGATAAAGATAATCAAATGCGATGGTTGGAAGAGGTCTTAGCGAACCATAAACAACGCTGGGTCATCATGCTATTCCACCATCCTGTTTTTTCTACAAAGAAAAATAGAGATAATGTCGAATTGCGTAAGTTGGTGAAGCCTTTGATAGATAAGTACAAGGTTGATCTGGTGTTGCAAGGACATGATCATACCTATGCGAGAGGTAAGGAACGCGTGCCAATGGACGGTAAGGGAGAATCGCACGCAGCCTATGTCGTATCAGTATCTGGACCCAAGATGAGTGAAGTACAGGAGGCAGATTGGATGGATTGCTCAGCTAGTTTTACGCAGCTGTTTCATGGAGTGGAAGTAAGTCAGGATAAGCTTACATTTTCATCATACAAAGTTAATGGTGATCTTTTGGACGCTTTTACTATACTTAAAACGAATGGTATAAATAATATTAAACATTAA
- a CDS encoding ribulokinase: protein MQDKLVIGMDFGTDSARGILVNPYTGEILTTAVSYYTRWAAGLYSDSENDQYRQHPLDYMEAIDDIFSTLFQGDHSGLVKHVVAIGTNTTGSTPVAVDDRCRPLALQDKFKDNPNAMFVLWKDHTAIQEAEEINELAMKWRIDYTRYSGGIYSSEWFWSKILHINRKDLEVRNNAFTWVEQSDWIPCYLSGLEKPAEIKRNRCAAGHKAMWNESHGGLPSAEFLCSLDASFYPLMNRFYDQTYTSDESFGKISSCFVDKYGFKPDTIINVGGIDAHHGAVGVGAAPYTLVKVVGTSTCDMLVIPKVDAPPLVRGICGQVDGSIDPGMIGLEAGQSAFGDVFNWFRKMMLTPVYAILENSLTWEQKEKLETDFFSHLTEEAARMEVRDSDLLFTDYFNGRRTPDADFTTSAAARGFTLSTQATHIFKALVEATAFGSRAIIERFNTFDIPIRAVIATGGIPNKSPYVVQVMADVLGCDIHVVDSEQTCALGAAIFAAMVAGIHSDIAEAKMSMAAKIIKTYPTSLVNKKKYDVIYKRYNSLTQL, encoded by the coding sequence ATGCAAGATAAACTAGTTATCGGAATGGATTTTGGGACGGACTCGGCAAGAGGGATACTGGTGAATCCCTATACCGGTGAAATCCTGACAACAGCGGTATCCTATTATACCCGATGGGCAGCAGGCCTATATAGTGATTCTGAGAATGATCAGTATCGCCAACATCCGCTGGATTATATGGAAGCTATCGATGACATTTTTTCAACGTTGTTCCAAGGTGACCATTCTGGTTTGGTCAAACACGTAGTAGCTATTGGTACCAATACAACTGGATCTACTCCGGTAGCGGTAGATGATCGATGCAGACCTTTGGCTTTGCAGGACAAATTTAAGGACAACCCTAATGCTATGTTTGTATTGTGGAAAGACCACACGGCTATTCAAGAGGCGGAAGAGATAAATGAACTAGCCATGAAATGGCGAATCGATTACACCCGCTATAGTGGCGGGATATATTCGTCCGAATGGTTTTGGTCAAAGATACTACATATCAATAGGAAGGATTTGGAAGTTAGGAACAATGCTTTTACTTGGGTCGAGCAGTCTGACTGGATTCCATGTTATCTAAGTGGACTTGAGAAACCGGCCGAAATAAAGCGTAATAGATGTGCTGCCGGGCATAAAGCCATGTGGAACGAATCACATGGAGGCTTACCTTCTGCAGAATTTCTGTGTTCATTGGATGCTTCATTTTATCCCTTGATGAATAGGTTTTACGACCAGACGTATACTTCGGACGAGTCTTTTGGGAAGATCTCAAGTTGCTTTGTCGATAAATATGGTTTTAAACCAGATACGATAATTAATGTAGGCGGTATAGACGCTCATCATGGTGCAGTGGGAGTAGGGGCAGCACCATATACCTTAGTGAAGGTAGTGGGAACATCTACTTGTGATATGCTCGTGATACCAAAGGTAGATGCACCTCCTTTGGTACGTGGAATCTGTGGACAGGTGGATGGCTCGATAGACCCTGGTATGATTGGACTTGAAGCTGGTCAGTCGGCTTTCGGAGACGTATTTAACTGGTTTCGAAAAATGATGTTGACGCCGGTATACGCTATTTTGGAGAATAGCCTGACCTGGGAACAAAAGGAGAAGTTGGAAACTGATTTTTTCTCTCACCTCACGGAGGAAGCGGCTCGTATGGAAGTGCGTGATAGTGACCTATTGTTTACCGATTATTTCAATGGTAGGCGTACTCCAGATGCGGATTTTACCACAAGCGCAGCTGCAAGAGGCTTTACCCTGTCTACTCAGGCCACTCATATATTTAAAGCATTAGTGGAGGCAACAGCATTTGGGTCAAGAGCAATCATTGAGCGATTCAATACGTTTGATATCCCAATACGGGCGGTGATTGCAACGGGGGGAATACCTAATAAATCTCCCTATGTGGTGCAGGTAATGGCAGATGTGTTGGGTTGTGATATCCACGTGGTAGACAGTGAGCAAACCTGTGCCCTAGGGGCGGCGATATTTGCGGCGATGGTAGCTGGTATACATAGCGATATTGCGGAGGCTAAAATGTCTATGGCCGCAAAAATTATCAAAACCTATCCAACATCTCTGGTAAATAAAAAGAAATATGACGTTATTTATAAAAGATACAATTCGCTAACTCAATTATAA
- a CDS encoding dihydrodipicolinate synthase family protein produces the protein MKNKKKFIPVMLMPFQEDEKIDYSALNQLVEYYIRAGAQGLFANCLSSEMFNLSKEEMLKSVAFIVDKVNGRVPIVATGTFADTIENQAEFVKEIYTTGIDCVIVITSLLAEQTDSEAVFQKNVEQLLSLTADIPLGFYECPVPYKRVMSSDFLGKLVKSGRVKYHKDTSLDIENVKAKIVSTLEVADFGLYDAYMAHAVETLRAGSAGLSCIQGNYFPELVVWLCDNYDNLDREEEISLVQQFFIDNMDVMHETYPTSAKYILRQRSLDIGVYCRNRSESLSQDTKKQLNQLWDDFEKLSHRIGFSKRVIDN, from the coding sequence ATGAAGAATAAGAAAAAATTTATTCCTGTCATGCTTATGCCTTTTCAAGAGGATGAGAAGATAGATTATAGTGCTTTAAATCAACTTGTTGAGTATTATATTCGAGCGGGAGCACAGGGTTTGTTTGCAAATTGCCTTTCTAGCGAGATGTTCAATTTGTCAAAAGAGGAAATGCTTAAATCAGTTGCTTTTATTGTGGACAAAGTGAACGGTAGAGTTCCAATTGTTGCAACGGGAACTTTTGCGGATACTATCGAGAATCAAGCCGAATTTGTAAAGGAAATATATACTACCGGGATTGACTGTGTTATCGTGATTACAAGTTTGCTAGCTGAGCAAACGGATAGCGAAGCCGTATTTCAAAAAAATGTAGAACAACTGTTGAGTTTGACGGCAGATATTCCTTTGGGCTTCTACGAGTGTCCAGTTCCTTATAAACGGGTGATGTCTTCCGATTTTCTAGGAAAATTGGTTAAAAGTGGACGGGTGAAATATCACAAAGATACTTCTTTGGATATTGAAAATGTAAAAGCAAAGATTGTGTCTACACTTGAAGTAGCAGACTTTGGCCTTTATGATGCCTATATGGCGCACGCAGTAGAAACGCTCCGGGCGGGATCTGCTGGGCTTTCGTGTATACAAGGGAATTATTTTCCGGAACTGGTTGTTTGGCTATGTGATAACTATGATAATCTAGATAGGGAAGAAGAGATATCATTGGTGCAGCAGTTTTTTATAGATAATATGGACGTGATGCATGAGACATATCCAACGAGTGCAAAATACATCTTGAGGCAGCGGAGCTTGGATATCGGAGTGTATTGTAGAAACAGAAGTGAGTCTCTTTCTCAGGACACGAAAAAGCAACTTAACCAGTTGTGGGATGATTTTGAGAAACTATCTCATAGGATAGGTTTTTCAAAAAGGGTCATTGACAATTGA
- a CDS encoding sodium:solute symporter — MKNLPVFDLAIIFLYLIAMILVGVYFSRRNTSADEFTKAAGRIPGWAIGISIYATFLSSNTFLGVPGKAYGGNWNAFVFSLSMPLAAWLATKYFVPFYRSTGEVSAYTNLEKRFGTWARTYAVVCFLLTQLARIGSIFFGISLTLQALTGYGLITIMLITGVCIVIYTVMGGIEAVIWTEVVQGVLKTLGAIIIIYLVVQEVPGGWRDIIKVGNAEHKFSLGSMNLDFVNSSFWVVLLYGFFINLNNFGMDQNYVQRYHTATSPQEANKSVWLCVWIYVPVSLLFFVIGTCLYTYYQQNPALLESIKLQAAAEQLGLAINHEQVSQLAATMKPSDYGDKIMPHFMVYMIPTGLLGLIVSAILSAAMSTISSGMNASATVFTEDIYKRYFNKNSTDKNSLRVLYIATVIVGLVGMICGIAMIGVKSLLDIWWTLSGIFAGGMLGLFLLGLISKNAANKDALIGTIVGICIILWMTFSYLIPDEYAYLKNPLHANMIIVVGTLSIFLAGNLSRKIRARGKE, encoded by the coding sequence ATGAAGAACCTACCCGTTTTTGATCTTGCTATCATATTTCTCTACCTCATTGCTATGATTCTTGTCGGTGTTTACTTCTCTCGACGAAATACCTCGGCAGATGAATTCACGAAAGCCGCAGGAAGGATACCAGGATGGGCAATAGGAATATCCATTTATGCGACTTTTCTAAGTTCGAATACTTTTCTAGGCGTGCCCGGAAAAGCTTACGGCGGTAATTGGAATGCTTTTGTGTTTAGTCTGTCCATGCCGCTTGCAGCATGGTTGGCAACAAAGTATTTTGTGCCTTTTTATAGAAGTACAGGAGAAGTCTCTGCATACACCAATTTGGAAAAGAGATTTGGCACCTGGGCTAGAACCTACGCGGTGGTTTGTTTTTTGCTGACACAATTAGCGCGAATAGGTTCTATTTTTTTTGGTATTTCTCTCACTCTTCAAGCCCTTACTGGATACGGCCTGATTACCATTATGCTAATCACAGGGGTATGTATTGTTATCTATACGGTAATGGGGGGTATTGAGGCTGTTATCTGGACAGAAGTGGTGCAAGGTGTTTTGAAAACACTAGGCGCAATTATTATCATTTATCTGGTAGTGCAAGAAGTCCCCGGCGGTTGGCGTGATATCATTAAGGTCGGCAATGCGGAGCATAAATTTAGTCTGGGATCGATGAATCTTGATTTTGTGAATTCTTCTTTTTGGGTAGTACTGCTATATGGTTTTTTTATAAATCTGAATAATTTTGGGATGGACCAAAATTACGTGCAGCGCTATCATACAGCCACTTCGCCTCAAGAAGCAAATAAATCTGTTTGGCTATGCGTGTGGATCTATGTTCCCGTATCGTTGTTGTTTTTTGTTATTGGAACATGTCTATATACGTACTACCAACAGAATCCGGCACTATTGGAAAGTATTAAACTGCAAGCGGCGGCTGAGCAACTCGGACTAGCTATCAACCATGAGCAGGTAAGTCAATTGGCAGCGACGATGAAGCCGTCTGATTATGGAGATAAAATTATGCCCCATTTTATGGTCTACATGATTCCAACAGGTTTGTTGGGATTGATTGTGTCGGCAATACTATCAGCAGCAATGAGCACCATCAGTTCGGGTATGAATGCCTCGGCCACTGTCTTCACGGAAGATATCTATAAAAGATATTTTAACAAAAATTCAACGGATAAGAATAGTCTTCGTGTCTTGTACATCGCTACAGTGATTGTCGGATTGGTGGGAATGATTTGCGGTATAGCAATGATAGGAGTAAAAAGTCTACTGGATATATGGTGGACATTATCGGGGATTTTTGCGGGCGGTATGTTGGGACTTTTCTTATTGGGACTAATTAGTAAGAATGCAGCAAATAAAGATGCACTAATTGGGACTATAGTTGGAATATGTATCATCTTATGGATGACTTTCTCTTACCTTATCCCAGATGAATATGCTTATCTGAAAAACCCATTGCATGCCAATATGATTATCGTGGTGGGGACACTGTCTATCTTTTTGGCAGGCAACCTAAGTAGAAAAATCAGAGCGAGGGGAAAAGAATAA